Proteins encoded in a region of the Flavobacteriales bacterium genome:
- a CDS encoding type IX secretion system membrane protein PorP/SprF, giving the protein MRNWFYTILVLVLLSNTFFSQQIVLNSQYMINSLVLNPAAAGTKTYAPLVIGARRQWMGIREAPVSQHISYHNSLSKYIGVGGILFNDVAGPSRRSGVMGILSTQVETSKYTRVSFALAGSVNQYMINRDQLITEESDDNTVLNYTSNRLIPDLGFGMKWYGDRYQVGLSGFNMIQTNVDLTNIITPVTNNLERTFYLNGSYIIPLGKYSPLVTLEPSAVARVMINAPFQFDVNLRAIYNKRLWFGTSYRFRESIVAMVGFSTAKLGISYSYDYSTSRLMEFNSGSHEIMITLRSKNKRGNSTAAGKKFSSYDCPTF; this is encoded by the coding sequence ATGAGAAATTGGTTTTATACAATATTGGTTCTGGTTTTGTTGTCTAATACATTTTTTAGTCAACAGATTGTACTGAATAGTCAATACATGATTAATAGTTTAGTTTTAAATCCTGCAGCTGCTGGAACAAAGACCTATGCACCTTTAGTAATAGGAGCCAGAAGACAATGGATGGGGATTCGTGAAGCTCCTGTTTCACAACATATATCTTATCATAATTCCTTGAGTAAATATATTGGAGTAGGAGGAATCTTATTCAATGATGTGGCAGGTCCTAGTAGGAGATCAGGAGTTATGGGGATACTTTCCACTCAAGTAGAAACATCTAAATATACTCGAGTTTCTTTTGCCCTAGCTGGTTCTGTAAATCAATACATGATCAATAGAGATCAGTTAATTACTGAAGAAAGTGATGATAATACAGTGTTAAATTATACCTCTAACCGCTTAATCCCAGATTTAGGTTTTGGAATGAAGTGGTATGGAGACCGCTATCAAGTTGGTCTTTCTGGATTTAATATGATTCAAACGAATGTTGATTTAACGAATATTATCACACCAGTGACCAATAATTTAGAACGTACTTTTTATTTGAATGGAAGTTATATCATTCCTTTAGGAAAATATAGTCCTTTAGTCACGTTAGAACCTTCAGCAGTAGCTCGAGTTATGATTAATGCACCTTTTCAATTTGATGTAAACTTGAGGGCGATTTATAATAAACGCCTTTGGTTTGGAACGTCTTATCGTTTTAGAGAGTCTATAGTTGCAATGGTAGGTTTTTCTACTGCTAAACTCGGAATTAGTTATTCGTATGATTACAGTACATCTCGATTGATGGAGTTTAACTCTGGTTCCCATGAGATAATGATCACACTTAGAAGTAAGAATAAGAGAGGGAATTCAACAGCTGCTGGTAAAAAGTTTAGCTCGTATGATTGTCCAACCTTTTAA
- a CDS encoding SAM-dependent methyltransferase, translated as MKGTVYMLPMTLGDSSIESVIPQEVQERIKTLKYFIVENIKTTRRYLKKIDQSIDIDELTFFELNKHTDHSEIADFIVPALNGNDIGMISEAGCPGIADPGSEIARIAHLKGIVVKPLVGPSSILMALISSGMNGQEFSFNGYLPFDKSKRSKKIKDLERLAQRNFTQLFMETPFRNNALLEEVLKNCNGGLKLCIAADISLETEFIKTKTIAEWKKNIPNLKKRPVMFVLGK; from the coding sequence ATGAAAGGTACAGTTTACATGCTCCCTATGACATTGGGAGATTCTTCTATTGAGAGTGTAATTCCACAAGAAGTTCAAGAACGCATCAAAACGTTAAAATATTTTATTGTTGAAAACATTAAAACGACTCGCCGTTACTTGAAGAAAATTGATCAATCAATTGATATTGATGAATTGACATTTTTTGAATTGAATAAACATACTGACCACAGTGAAATTGCTGATTTTATTGTCCCAGCTTTAAATGGTAACGATATTGGGATGATCAGTGAAGCTGGTTGCCCTGGAATTGCAGATCCTGGTAGTGAAATTGCGCGTATAGCACATTTAAAAGGTATTGTTGTAAAACCATTGGTTGGACCTTCTTCTATTTTAATGGCTTTAATTTCAAGTGGAATGAATGGTCAAGAGTTTAGTTTTAATGGCTATTTACCTTTTGATAAATCTAAGCGCAGTAAAAAAATCAAAGATTTGGAACGATTGGCTCAACGTAATTTCACTCAGTTATTTATGGAAACCCCATTTCGAAATAATGCACTGTTGGAAGAGGTCTTAAAAAATTGTAATGGAGGTTTAAAATTATGTATTGCAGCCGATATCTCATTAGAAACAGAATTTATTAAAACTAAAACGATCGCTGAATGGAAGAAAAATATTCCAAATCTTAAAAAGCGACCTGTAATGTTTGTTTTAGGAAAATAA
- a CDS encoding DUF1573 domain-containing protein, which produces MKKTMFILLFSLSYILTLAQAEIALDKKTFKFPKTKEGVELKHTYQLTNVGDAPLLLQKYDVACPCTHLEFPKTPVLPNQTIELVVTFDTKDKIGWQDRIITLYSNAENSPTKLRFKVMVDNKK; this is translated from the coding sequence ATGAAAAAAACAATGTTCATATTGCTGTTTTCTTTGAGCTATATCTTAACGTTGGCACAAGCTGAGATTGCATTGGATAAGAAAACGTTTAAATTTCCCAAAACTAAAGAAGGTGTTGAATTAAAACATACTTATCAATTAACCAATGTTGGTGATGCACCTTTATTGCTTCAAAAATATGATGTTGCTTGCCCGTGTACTCATTTAGAGTTTCCAAAAACACCTGTTTTACCTAATCAAACGATAGAATTAGTCGTTACTTTTGATACTAAAGATAAAATTGGTTGGCAAGACAGAATAATAACTTTGTATTCTAATGCCGAAAACTCACCAACTAAGCTCCGGTTTAAGGTGATGGTTGATAACAAGAAATAA
- a CDS encoding gliding motility-associated C-terminal domain-containing protein, translating to MKNIYWAFLLLITLLPQIISAQLVDYEIRLVEIMATADNTDGLGLDQDPTWYLWFKDNGTNGSAITAWVPTGCIHLEDNTYGSWFNGTPNDGPALPYSWQVVTGTDASQIQTEMEGYEKDCPDNCDYEDECYCIFGLCAEDDDNHDTRANSGNIDFQLDPPCQWNQYSISNDDYYARIEIYWTFTALDPGEIDGEQYVCLGGDPTELGSVLGGDAALSSWVTYQWQESVGCTGAFVDVLGATNATYDPPLGILQNTCYRRKVVSACGEAISNEQVVGIEVPSVAATSVTAAPTLLCGPGDVTLSVNGGSLGSNADWYWYDDDPNSNGNLLGTGDPFTINISTTSTFYVRAEGNCSVTNSVSKEVVVELPSNAPTALTPSNATICQGETVNLSATGGVLGTNALYAWYDVDPLIGNPLPIHTSSIPTYTGLTPATTTTYYVRIEGCNITNHAFTTVTVNEPSTDPTGVNSNNTTVCPNDVVTLTVNGGSLGTGADWYWYESGCGAGTSIGSGATINVTPTVTTNYFVRAEGTCGMSNCANITIVVDEESTPPVSIVATASTICPGDATILSVVGGSLGTGADWNWYSGACGGLLVGTGTTISVNPGVTTDYFVRAEGACNTTPCVATTITTKTSSTDATGITVSANNICSGTPITLAINGGTLGTGATWEWYTSSCGGIYLGSGNTMTVSPTATTTYYVRAEGDCNMSGCVNTTVIVQPSSVLPTSITVTNPTVCPGGSTDLTVVGGQLVPGDNWTWYEGGCGAGTSIGTGNTINVSPTGITEYYVRGEGTCGATNCASVTVNTSTVSIEPTSIVATNTALCAGQSTVLSVSGGMLGTNATWNWYSGSCGLGPVGTGNSISVSPSATTTYFVRGEGTCGNSICTAITITVGAGVPDPVSANLTFDNLCPGETTTLSVTGNPLPPDYTWVWYTGACGAVPVGVGEQIDVEPTSTETYYVRAVGTCGATVCESVTVNVQNGSIPPTGITVSNNDFCAGEPTTLTVQGGNLVAGADWVWYENSCGGTPVATGSPVTLSPTNSVTYYVRSEGGVCGNTPCTSAFVSVIETIVHCNPFDTICGIGNSFALQGGEPDGGFYSGNGVDDGVFYPELAGEGTHTITYTYTSPLNGCTQSVDKELVITPSELTARIKVEELPCSQGGVTLSVTSQNTQGFLDYLWSNGSYEPEINFVEEGEYSVVIEDSEGCLAKSDEVAVTSEMECIEIPNTFTPNADGKNDTWNLYFDGYAEAELTVLSKWGRVVFTSNELEVHWDGKSNGGAELPAGVYYYVLKLNRGDKKQNGVVTLLR from the coding sequence ATACTGATGGACTAGGTTTAGATCAAGATCCTACATGGTATTTATGGTTTAAAGATAATGGAACAAATGGCTCTGCGATTACAGCATGGGTTCCTACAGGATGTATTCACTTGGAAGACAATACTTATGGCTCATGGTTTAATGGAACACCAAATGATGGACCTGCCTTACCTTATAGTTGGCAAGTTGTAACAGGGACCGATGCCTCTCAAATTCAAACAGAGATGGAAGGTTATGAAAAAGATTGCCCAGATAACTGTGATTACGAAGATGAATGTTACTGTATTTTTGGACTTTGTGCAGAAGATGATGACAATCATGATACGAGAGCCAATTCAGGTAACATTGATTTTCAATTAGATCCACCTTGCCAGTGGAATCAATACAGTATTTCCAATGATGATTATTATGCCAGAATTGAAATATACTGGACATTTACAGCATTAGATCCAGGAGAAATTGATGGAGAACAATATGTTTGTCTTGGAGGAGATCCAACAGAATTAGGCTCAGTTTTAGGTGGAGATGCTGCTCTATCTTCATGGGTAACTTATCAATGGCAAGAATCTGTCGGGTGTACAGGAGCTTTTGTAGATGTTTTAGGAGCGACTAATGCGACGTATGATCCGCCACTAGGAATATTACAAAATACTTGTTATAGAAGAAAAGTAGTCAGTGCCTGTGGCGAAGCAATTTCAAATGAACAAGTTGTTGGTATTGAAGTCCCATCTGTAGCTGCTACATCTGTTACAGCTGCACCAACTTTACTATGTGGACCTGGTGATGTAACACTCTCGGTTAATGGAGGATCGCTAGGGTCTAATGCCGATTGGTATTGGTACGATGATGACCCCAATTCAAATGGAAACTTATTGGGAACGGGAGATCCTTTTACCATAAATATTTCAACAACGTCAACTTTTTATGTTCGAGCTGAGGGAAATTGTTCAGTAACAAATTCAGTAAGTAAAGAAGTTGTGGTTGAATTACCTTCAAATGCGCCAACAGCATTAACACCATCCAATGCTACAATTTGTCAAGGAGAGACTGTAAATTTAAGTGCTACAGGAGGGGTTTTAGGAACCAATGCTTTGTATGCTTGGTATGATGTAGACCCATTAATAGGAAATCCATTGCCCATTCATACTAGTTCAATTCCAACATATACTGGACTTACACCAGCAACTACAACTACTTATTATGTAAGAATAGAAGGGTGTAACATAACCAATCATGCATTTACAACCGTTACAGTAAATGAACCTTCTACTGATCCAACTGGAGTGAACTCTAATAACACGACTGTTTGTCCTAATGATGTGGTAACACTTACTGTTAATGGAGGAAGTCTAGGGACAGGGGCAGATTGGTATTGGTATGAATCAGGTTGTGGAGCAGGGACTTCTATAGGTAGTGGAGCTACAATTAACGTAACGCCAACTGTTACGACCAATTATTTTGTGAGAGCTGAGGGAACTTGTGGTATGTCAAATTGTGCCAACATCACAATTGTTGTTGACGAGGAATCTACACCACCTGTTTCGATTGTGGCAACAGCTTCAACAATATGTCCAGGTGATGCAACGATATTATCCGTAGTAGGAGGAAGTTTAGGAACAGGAGCAGACTGGAACTGGTATAGTGGAGCTTGTGGTGGTTTATTAGTAGGGACAGGAACAACAATAAGTGTTAATCCAGGAGTAACGACAGATTACTTTGTAAGAGCAGAGGGAGCGTGTAATACTACTCCTTGCGTAGCAACTACAATTACCACCAAAACAAGTTCGACTGATGCAACTGGGATAACGGTTTCTGCTAATAATATTTGTTCTGGCACACCAATTACACTTGCAATAAATGGAGGAACACTAGGAACGGGAGCAACCTGGGAATGGTATACAAGTTCATGTGGAGGAATTTATTTAGGGAGTGGAAATACCATGACGGTTTCACCAACAGCAACAACAACTTATTATGTTCGAGCGGAGGGTGATTGTAATATGTCTGGATGTGTGAATACTACTGTGATTGTACAACCAAGCTCGGTTTTACCTACATCAATCACTGTGACAAATCCTACTGTATGTCCTGGAGGATCGACGGATTTAACAGTAGTAGGAGGACAATTAGTACCTGGAGATAACTGGACTTGGTATGAGGGAGGTTGTGGAGCAGGAACATCTATTGGAACAGGGAATACTATTAATGTTAGCCCAACTGGAATAACAGAGTATTATGTTAGAGGAGAAGGTACTTGTGGAGCAACCAACTGTGCAAGTGTTACGGTAAACACAAGTACAGTTTCTATAGAACCAACTTCAATTGTAGCAACGAATACAGCTTTATGTGCTGGACAATCAACAGTATTATCGGTATCGGGAGGAATGCTAGGTACCAATGCGACTTGGAATTGGTATTCAGGATCATGTGGTTTAGGACCAGTAGGAACGGGGAATTCCATTAGTGTTTCGCCTAGCGCAACAACGACTTATTTTGTTAGAGGAGAAGGAACCTGTGGGAACTCTATATGTACAGCTATTACTATTACAGTTGGAGCGGGGGTGCCTGATCCTGTGTCTGCGAACTTAACATTTGATAACCTATGTCCAGGTGAAACGACGACATTGTCTGTTACTGGGAATCCATTGCCTCCTGATTATACTTGGGTATGGTATACTGGAGCTTGTGGAGCTGTGCCGGTTGGAGTTGGGGAACAAATAGATGTAGAACCAACGTCTACAGAAACTTATTATGTTAGAGCAGTAGGAACTTGTGGAGCAACAGTTTGTGAAAGTGTAACTGTCAATGTTCAAAATGGAAGTATTCCTCCAACTGGAATAACGGTATCGAATAATGATTTTTGTGCTGGCGAACCAACAACACTAACTGTACAAGGAGGGAATTTAGTTGCTGGAGCAGATTGGGTTTGGTATGAAAACAGTTGTGGAGGTACACCTGTAGCTACAGGAAGTCCGGTTACATTATCCCCAACAAATTCTGTAACCTATTATGTTCGGTCAGAAGGTGGAGTTTGTGGAAATACGCCTTGTACAAGTGCATTTGTGAGTGTAATTGAAACAATTGTACATTGTAATCCTTTTGATACCATTTGTGGTATAGGCAATTCGTTTGCATTACAAGGAGGGGAGCCTGATGGTGGATTTTATTCTGGAAATGGTGTTGATGATGGCGTTTTTTATCCTGAACTTGCTGGAGAAGGAACACATACCATAACGTATACTTACACATCTCCACTAAACGGGTGTACACAATCAGTGGATAAAGAATTAGTGATAACACCATCCGAATTAACAGCTCGAATTAAGGTAGAAGAACTTCCTTGTTCACAAGGAGGTGTTACTTTAAGTGTTACCAGCCAAAATACGCAAGGTTTCTTAGATTATTTATGGTCAAATGGTTCTTATGAACCTGAAATTAACTTTGTAGAAGAAGGTGAATATTCTGTTGTAATAGAAGATAGTGAAGGATGTTTAGCTAAATCAGACGAAGTGGCTGTAACAAGTGAAATGGAATGTATTGAAATTCCTAATACGTTTACTCCTAATGCAGATGGTAAAAACGATACTTGGAATTTATATTTTGATGGATACGCCGAAGCTGAATTAACAGTTCTTTCTAAATGGGGAAGAGTCGTATTTACCTCCAATGAATTGGAAGTTCATTGGGATGGAAAATCTAATGGAGGAGCGGAATTGCCAGCGGGGGTATATTATTATGTTCTAAAACTGAATCGTGGGGACAAAAAACAAAATGGAGTAGTAACCTTATTAAGATAA
- a CDS encoding low molecular weight phosphotyrosine protein phosphatase, with translation MKILMVCLGNICRSPLAEGILQHKANEAGLKLKVDSAGTIALHEGELPDSRSIATAHEHGIDITNQRSRPLKQQDFDTFDLIYVMDASNYSDVLALAKDEEQRTKVKMILNESYPGENRRVPDPYYGGDEGFENVYQLLDQACSIIIDNLKE, from the coding sequence ATGAAGATATTAATGGTTTGCTTAGGTAATATTTGTCGTTCTCCATTGGCAGAAGGTATATTACAACATAAAGCGAATGAAGCAGGATTAAAGCTAAAGGTCGATTCTGCAGGAACAATAGCCTTGCATGAAGGGGAATTACCAGATTCAAGATCAATTGCAACTGCTCATGAGCATGGTATTGATATTACCAATCAACGCTCTAGACCACTAAAGCAACAAGACTTTGATACATTTGATTTGATTTATGTAATGGATGCCTCTAACTATTCTGATGTTTTGGCTTTAGCTAAAGATGAGGAGCAAAGAACCAAAGTAAAGATGATTTTAAATGAAAGTTATCCTGGTGAGAATAGAAGAGTCCCAGATCCATATTATGGAGGTGATGAAGGGTTTGAAAACGTATATCAGTTATTGGATCAGGCTTGTTCAATAATTATAGATAACTTGAAAGAATAA
- the nth gene encoding endonuclease III, which translates to MTKAEKVQYVIDELERLYPEVPIPLDHTDEYTLLVAVLLSAQCTDERVNKITPLLYAKANNPFDMVKLEVDEIREIIRPCGLSPRKSKAIHELSQILIEKYDGVVPDNMELLEELPGVGHKTASVVISQAFGVPAFPVDTHIHRLMYRWNLTNGKNVQQTEKDAKRLFPKEIWNKLHLQIIFYGREYSPARSPKKAVDYITMKIGRKSEIDKMK; encoded by the coding sequence ATGACAAAAGCAGAAAAAGTACAGTATGTAATCGATGAACTGGAACGTCTATACCCAGAGGTCCCAATACCATTAGATCATACCGATGAATACACCTTATTAGTAGCAGTTTTACTTTCTGCTCAATGTACGGATGAAAGAGTGAATAAAATCACACCATTATTGTATGCTAAGGCCAACAATCCATTTGATATGGTAAAACTGGAGGTAGATGAAATTCGAGAAATTATCCGCCCTTGTGGTTTGTCTCCACGAAAATCAAAAGCCATTCATGAACTATCTCAAATTTTAATTGAAAAATATGATGGTGTTGTTCCAGATAATATGGAGTTGTTAGAAGAGTTACCTGGAGTAGGGCATAAAACAGCATCAGTAGTTATTTCTCAAGCTTTTGGAGTCCCTGCATTCCCTGTAGACACGCATATTCACCGTTTGATGTATCGTTGGAATTTAACAAATGGAAAAAATGTACAGCAGACCGAAAAAGATGCCAAACGTCTATTTCCTAAAGAAATATGGAATAAGCTACATTTACAAATCATCTTTTATGGAAGAGAATATTCTCCAGCCAGAAGTCCTAAAAAAGCAGTAGATTATATTACCATGAAAATTGGAAGAAAATCAGAGATTGATAAAATGAAGTAG
- a CDS encoding beta-lactamase family protein, protein MIKYLIFILLFTFFYSCTVNKHTSKSIFFDDNSSLEELFDEFPVGAQIAIGYIENDSTIFKGYIKNNNRIDAVNNKDGIFEIGSISKVFTSLLLAKSLEKNKLSLNDKVQTFFEFELNAGDLGFNPNEITLLQLSNHTSGLPRVPIDLVFGVDVDRTNPYANYDSIKLETHLKTNFYRQSKAGKKYAYSNLGAGLLGYILEKTYNNSYEDLLNKNIFNELKMKNSSIYVRDSSMLIKGIDNNGTVNNWEFKSLVGAGGIKSSVYDMSRFIKNNIETSEREYVLMREKTFSVNKGMEMGLGWHILKRNGKELLFHNGATGGYTSSLVIDIKNKKGIIILCNVSPNITLGRLDELSLKWIDKK, encoded by the coding sequence ATGATAAAATACCTAATATTTATATTACTTTTTACTTTTTTTTATTCTTGTACTGTTAATAAGCATACAAGTAAAAGCATTTTTTTTGATGATAATTCATCTTTAGAAGAACTATTTGATGAGTTTCCTGTAGGAGCTCAAATAGCTATTGGGTATATAGAAAATGATTCAACAATTTTTAAAGGATATATTAAAAATAATAACAGAATCGATGCTGTAAACAATAAGGATGGAATATTTGAAATAGGTTCTATATCTAAAGTTTTTACTTCATTATTACTAGCTAAATCTTTAGAAAAAAATAAATTAAGTCTAAATGATAAAGTTCAAACTTTTTTTGAATTTGAATTAAATGCAGGCGATTTAGGTTTTAACCCTAACGAGATTACTTTATTACAGTTATCTAATCATACTTCAGGACTTCCTAGAGTACCTATTGATTTAGTTTTTGGAGTAGATGTTGACAGAACCAATCCTTATGCTAATTATGATTCGATTAAATTAGAAACACATCTAAAAACTAATTTTTATAGACAAAGTAAAGCTGGGAAAAAGTATGCATATTCAAACTTAGGAGCAGGACTTTTAGGTTATATTTTAGAAAAAACTTACAATAATTCATACGAGGATTTATTAAATAAGAACATTTTTAATGAATTAAAAATGAAAAATTCTTCAATTTATGTAAGAGATTCATCAATGCTAATTAAAGGGATCGATAATAATGGAACTGTAAATAATTGGGAGTTTAAGTCTTTAGTGGGAGCAGGAGGAATAAAATCTTCCGTATATGATATGTCACGCTTTATTAAAAATAATATTGAAACATCAGAGAGGGAATATGTTCTAATGAGAGAAAAAACCTTCTCAGTAAATAAAGGTATGGAAATGGGGCTAGGTTGGCATATACTTAAACGAAATGGTAAAGAATTATTATTTCATAATGGTGCAACTGGAGGGTATACTTCTTCACTAGTAATTGATATTAAAAATAAAAAAGGGATAATTATTTTATGTAATGTTTCACCTAATATTACATTAGGGAGATTAGATGAATTATCATTAAAATGGATAGATAAAAAATGA
- a CDS encoding alpha/beta hydrolase, whose protein sequence is MIKLNYLFHLLMLVAVFGACAKLDPMVFRGEEIEAYLLENYEGESDMDDIPSSFNIPEDHLHLFTLNSQLDTEASSTEIYALYIGDLNTIATDTIIVYSHGQSKHMDAYWPRTKLLANIGGKNNYGVLTYDYRGYGLSKGSSTEATLYEDTRTVLRWLKAQGVTANHVVFYGFSLGSVPATEMAANFEEFKPSKLILEAPMASAANLAEEATVMNVSAEFFSTLEFDNAEKIKQVQQPFYLFHGELDDYLKISNGEIIYQNYSGVYGHFERVPNANHGTNGVPQNLGYQNYIEQLESFIKL, encoded by the coding sequence ATGATTAAGCTTAACTATTTATTCCATCTTTTGATGTTAGTTGCTGTTTTTGGAGCTTGTGCAAAACTTGACCCTATGGTTTTTAGAGGTGAAGAAATTGAAGCCTATTTACTTGAAAACTATGAGGGAGAATCTGATATGGATGACATCCCATCTAGTTTTAATATTCCTGAAGACCACTTACATTTGTTTACACTAAACTCTCAACTTGACACTGAAGCATCTTCTACAGAAATTTACGCCTTGTATATTGGTGATCTCAACACTATAGCAACAGATACAATCATTGTATATAGCCATGGACAGTCAAAACACATGGATGCTTATTGGCCTAGAACAAAATTATTGGCAAACATTGGAGGAAAAAATAATTATGGAGTATTAACCTATGACTATAGAGGTTATGGACTCTCAAAGGGTTCATCAACAGAAGCAACATTATATGAAGATACACGAACTGTTTTAAGATGGTTAAAAGCCCAAGGCGTAACTGCTAATCATGTCGTATTTTATGGTTTTAGTTTAGGGAGTGTTCCAGCAACTGAAATGGCTGCTAATTTTGAAGAGTTTAAACCTAGTAAGTTGATTTTAGAAGCCCCAATGGCATCTGCTGCCAATCTAGCTGAAGAAGCTACGGTTATGAATGTGAGTGCTGAATTCTTTTCAACTTTAGAGTTCGATAATGCTGAGAAAATAAAACAAGTTCAACAACCTTTCTATTTATTTCATGGTGAATTAGATGATTATTTAAAGATTTCAAATGGAGAAATCATTTACCAGAATTACAGCGGTGTTTATGGGCATTTTGAAAGAGTCCCAAATGCTAATCATGGAACAAATGGTGTTCCTCAAAATTTAGGGTATCAAAATTATATTGAACAATTAGAGAGCTTTATCAAACTTTAA